The Streptomyces sp. NBC_00483 genome contains the following window.
GAGTCGGCACCAGAGCCCGGATCAGAACCCGAGCCGGAGCCGGAGCCGGACCTGGAGCCAGACCCCGAGCCGGCGCCGAAGTCCCACGCCACCCCACCTTCCCCCCGCTCGGCGGCAGCCAGATCCGCGCTCGTCACCTGGAACTCCCCCGGATCCCGCACATAGTCGGGCGCCTGCTTCGCCGCCCCGTCGACGGCCACCCGCAACGTCATCCCGAGGCCCCCGGCCTGCTCCGCCATCGCCGGATTGAGCGTGACCTTGAGCCAGTACCAGCCGGCGAGCCCCATCGCCGCCTCGTCGTCGCGCGACAACAGCCGATTCCCGTACGCCACGGGCGGCAGCGGGTCGAACGTGGCCGACGTCTTGCCACCCGAGTACGCGGCCCCCTTCGCCGCCACCGGCGCCCGCGCGGGGTTGTACAGCTCCATGTCGAGCGCCCCCGGCACCGCTTCCCGCCGGGTGCCGCCACCCGCCGAACCGTCCAATTCGACGCCGAGGGAGAGCTGTTGCCCCCAGTCCACCGGCACCCGGTAGAAGTGGCTCTGCCCCGGCCCGATCCGGTCCTTCCACGCGCCGGACGCCAGCGCCCTCGCATCGTTGAACCCGGTTCCCCCGCTGCGCCGCGCGCCCGTCCCCGACGGCAGCGCCGCCGGCTCCGACGGCCAAGTCCGCGCACTCGCGCCGGGGGCGGCGGACACCAGCCCCGGCTCGGTGGCCACCCGCAGTTCGAGCCCCCAGTCCCGATCGCTCGACCCGGCCGCCGCCGTCCGCTCCACGGCCACGTAGTACGTCCCCGCCGACTGGCACCGGGGCCCTCCTGGACGTACGGAACGCTCCACCGCCGCCGCGATCGGCCGCGGATAGGAGCCGGAGCGGAACGTCGCACGCTCCGCATCGCACTGATTTCCCTGGCCGTCCCGCAACGACACCGCGATGCCGTCCGCGGGCGCCGCCTTCACGCCCGAGCCGAGCGGCGGGACGGCCACGACCGAGGCGTACGCGGTGGCGGCCCCGTCCAGCTCGACGCGGTAGTAGGAGGTGACGCCGTCCCCCGCCGCGAGCGAACTCCGGTAGATCACACCCGTCTTGAGCTGTGCCGCCGTCGCGCCGCTGGGCGCCCCGTCGACAGTCCGGGCGCCCTTGGCGAAGTCATACGGGTCGCCGTTCCCCGTCACCGCCGTCGCCGTCCCCGGCAGCGCCAGAACCAGGGCCGCGCACAGCCCCGCCCCGGCAGCGCCCCTCGCCGGGCCCCGGCCGCGCCGCCCCTTCCTCAGCCGCCTCAGGAGTCTCCCCATGGACGGTCATCCTGCCGTTCCGCTCCGGGCGGTGTCCGGCGCCCGACGGTTTCCCGCCACGCAATCGCATACGTAAAGGTGCCCCGGACAGCACAAAGCCCCGGCCGCTGCTGCGACCGGGGCCCTATGAAGAGACTGTTGTCGATACTCACGAACCCGTGGGCACGGAGTCAGTCGCCTCCGTCCACAGATCCTGCTCGGCGCGATCCGCCTGGATCTGGCGGTACACGAGGAGCCCGCCGATGGCGGCCAGTGCGACCAGGAGAAGCTTCTTCACCGCGCGACCTCGTCTTTCCTTTGACGTAGGGGGACTTCTGGCGCCCGACTATACACACCGATCGATACCGATCGGTGACCTGGATCCACCTCAACTCACCCCTTGAAGACCGCAGTAGAAACGGAGCAGAAACGGCCGTTTGCGCCCATCCGAGTGGTGTTCATCTGAATATCGACGCCCCGCGAGCGTCGGTCCCGCACTCCCGGGTCCCCATCCACATCATGAGGAAAGTACGCAAATCGCCCAACCTGAAAGCGAGGGGCCATGACCAAGCAGAAGGTCATGACGCTGTGGACCGTCATCATCTCCACATTCATTGCGCTCTTCTCGGCGCTCGGACTCACCTCCCCGGCCACCGCGGCCACTCCGGCTCAGCAGACGGAGAAGACCCAGCCCGCGGCGGCGATCAGCGCCCCCGCTCCTGCGGCGGCCCGCCCGTACTGGTCGCTCAAGCGGTCCCTGCCACCGACGATGAAGCAGCGCATCCGCGCCGAGGCCCACGGTTCCTCCCCGAGCGCCCGCCACCGCCCGCCGGCCGACACCGAGCAGCGCAACGCCGACAGCCACCTGGCGGCCGAGACCCTGGCCTCGCAGCTGTAGACCGCACCACGCAGCAGACGAAGAAGCCGGAACAGCAGGACCGCACGACCGCAGCAAAGACGGAACAGCCGGGCGCACAACGCCCGGACAAGGCAAGACCGCACAACAGAGCCGTGCTGCACAGCCACGCTGCATAGCAACGCTGTAGAGACGCCCTGCAGAAAAACCCTGCAGAGACGCACAGCCGAGCAACACAGCAGAGCCAGAAAGCCGGTACGCACAACAGCGCCGCACAACAACAGAAGAGCAGGACTGTCGAACGAGGCCCCAGCCATCCCCTACGGCTGCGCGGGCCCATCGGCATGTCCGCGGCACGTCCGCCCGCCCCGCACTGCACACGCAGAAGACCCCCAAGCGTTTCCGCTTGAGGGTCCTCATGATGTGGGGCTAACAGGATTTGAACCTGTGGCCTCATCCTTATCAGGGATGCGCTCTAACCAACTGAGCTATAGCCCCGCCGCGCTCTGCGGTGTGTGTCCCGCGCGCTGACTCCTGAAGATTAGCGCACTGGGGGGCCAGTCCCAAAATCGATAGTCCTGGCCCGCCCACCAGCGGGTCTTTCAGACCTCAGCAAGCCGCGGGAACGGTCACTCGTCCTCGGCGAGCGTGAGCTCGATGCCGCCGACGAAGCCCGCGGACAGGTTGTAGATGAACGCGCCGAGCGTCGCCAGGGCGGTGGCCAGCACGACGTCGATGACGGCGATGACCGTCGTGAACATCAGGACGCGCGGCAGCGACAGGAACGACTGCAGGTCGAAGCCGTTGGACTCGTTCGAGCCCGTGGCCTCGGAGATCGTGCCGCCGACCGTGGAGAAGACCCCCATGGCGTCCATGACCATCCACAGCACGGCGGCCGCGATGATCGTGCAGATGCCGAGCGCGATGGAGAGCAGGAAGCTGACCTTCATCACCGACCACGGGTCCGCCTTGGCGACCCGCAGACGGGCCTTGCGCGTACGCGGGGTGGTGCGCGCCCCCGTGCGCGGCCTGCGGACCGCGTCCGGGGCGTTCTGGTACGCCTGCGGCGGGTGATACGGCTGGGCCGGCTGCTGCGGCCTCTCGCCCGGCAGGGCACCGCTGGCATCGCTGCCACCGGCCGCGTACTGCTGGGTCTGCGGACCTCGGGTGTCCGTCACAGTTCCCCCCTGGGATCCATGAGACTCGTTCGAGTCGGTCGAGTCGGTTGAGCCTTTGACGTCATCGACGTCGTGAGCGGAGCCACGGCCGCTCTCAGTATCCGTACCGGTGGATGTCCCGGTAGAGCCTGCGCCCGTGGCTCCGCTCACGATGACTCACTCCTCGCGCTACTCGGCCGAGGACTGTCCGCCCTCGTCCGTTTCGACGGCCGTCTCGCCCGCGGTGGTGTCGTCGATCTCGGTACCGTCCGCGTCCTGCGCGACGTCACCGTCGACTTCCTCCGCCTCACGGCCGGCCTCGGCGTTACGAGCGATGCCGACGACGGCATCGCGCTTGC
Protein-coding sequences here:
- a CDS encoding DLW-39 family protein gives rise to the protein MKKLLLVALAAIGGLLVYRQIQADRAEQDLWTEATDSVPTGS
- a CDS encoding DUF6344 domain-containing protein; its protein translation is MTKQKVMTLWTVIISTFIALFSALGLTSPATAATPAQQTEKTQPAAAISAPAPAAARPYWSLKRSLPPTMKQRIRAEAHGSSPSARHRPPADTEQRNADSHLAAETLASQL
- a CDS encoding DUF3566 domain-containing protein, whose amino-acid sequence is MSGATGAGSTGTSTGTDTESGRGSAHDVDDVKGSTDSTDSNESHGSQGGTVTDTRGPQTQQYAAGGSDASGALPGERPQQPAQPYHPPQAYQNAPDAVRRPRTGARTTPRTRKARLRVAKADPWSVMKVSFLLSIALGICTIIAAAVLWMVMDAMGVFSTVGGTISEATGSNESNGFDLQSFLSLPRVLMFTTVIAVIDVVLATALATLGAFIYNLSAGFVGGIELTLAEDE